Proteins found in one Amycolatopsis umgeniensis genomic segment:
- a CDS encoding DNA methyltransferase, with protein sequence MNRRAAPTGADLHRRWLELVDTDGPFLAIPALRRVWPQGIPVPAKDAITALKDAKVAFEKAWENWDTRRDDAAALEFYRQERDTWAHVVLRDVLGWRDSYTAATVGDQVRSPDHAVTVRATGALVHGNTIGALVLIVDPVDSLRDPLDDGWANTPIDRLEELLRANAVPIGLVTDGRWWAIVSAHKETMVASGVVDTQTWIEEPQTRDAFIELLQRRRLLGGKPEDRLTALFGESVAAAEEITEALGTQVRRAVELLVQALSEAALAADGPDPLPAKRADVYEAAVTVMMRVVFLLFAEERNLLPQSSLFTLGYGISEELDALDARAREEGSEALDATHLTWHRLLATSQALYRGASFEDIRLPPYGGSLFDSSRFPFLAARGPQGTLAITVSDRVMLEVMRAVQFAKLKGQPARRISFRDIDVEQIGYIYEGLLGYSCAEVDEVTIGLIGKEGEEPEIPLAVLESLATTNRGDSALADAILSWAKEHQPAATPPSKAALVKAIRDNNKIEDAERALRAVTSDAELRDRLRPFVGIVRRDLRNRPLVVVPGGVLVVETPSRATAGAHYTPRSLAEEVVLHALEPLVYDPGPHQQVDGWVLKESWRILDLKVADIACGSGAFLVAAARYLAERLVEAWQREGVAVGTPHEQMTHAVRTVVATCLYGADINSMAVEMCKLSLWLVSLDPKLPFSFVDDKILHGNSLLGLTDVRQLKYQHIDPDIPRQMPFQPDVDSTLQRAVTLRRQLATEVNDADPQRSATTKRRQWREYRDLVAELTEIGDAVIATGLRHGGKPGKKLNSAYTDLSWALNLAHNGSDRAMLDDILDAGLTPTIHTDYERWKPLHWILMVPDVMERGGFDAIVGNPPFLGGTKISGAQGGNIRDWFSHVLSSGTGGGRADLVAYFLLRAMDLLGGQGNLGLIATNTVAQGDTRETGLDRIVASGFTIIRAIQSKPWPASSANLEYAALWGSRRAVAADVPRVADGVVVDRISTLLEPAGRIDSRPVRLNENRGITFEGCKPYGDGFVLEPDEAIAWIRHDPKNAEVILRYLTGEDLNSRPDTSPSRWVIDFNDRSESSARDYPLPYRRIVETVKPVRAKKAKAVRDAPWWLFFRSRPAMRKAISELQEILVITRHSRAVMPMRLKKGAIPSEATVVFATDSFADQATLSSNLHQMWAIKYGSGLRSDPRYTPSDVFETFPRPEPTERLAEIGRVLDIERREVMLRRQLGLTKLYNLVNDSDTADSADADVARMREIHVELDQAVMHAYGWGDVPLDHGFHTYRQMTRWTVSPAARVEIVDRLLEENQRRAAAQGEAPPAVEDEGDDE encoded by the coding sequence GACGCCGCCGCGCTTGAGTTCTACCGTCAGGAGCGTGACACCTGGGCCCATGTGGTCCTACGAGACGTGCTCGGGTGGCGTGACTCCTACACCGCCGCCACGGTGGGTGACCAGGTGCGGTCTCCCGACCATGCCGTCACCGTGCGCGCGACCGGCGCCCTCGTACACGGCAACACGATCGGCGCGCTGGTCCTCATCGTCGATCCGGTCGACTCCCTGCGCGACCCGCTTGACGACGGGTGGGCGAACACCCCGATCGACCGGCTCGAAGAGTTGCTGCGCGCCAACGCGGTCCCGATCGGTCTCGTCACGGACGGTCGGTGGTGGGCGATCGTCAGCGCTCACAAGGAAACCATGGTCGCGTCGGGTGTCGTGGACACTCAGACGTGGATCGAAGAACCGCAAACTCGTGACGCCTTCATCGAATTGCTCCAGCGCCGCCGGCTGCTAGGCGGCAAACCCGAGGACCGGCTGACCGCGCTGTTCGGCGAGTCGGTTGCCGCCGCCGAGGAGATCACCGAGGCACTGGGAACGCAGGTCCGGCGCGCCGTCGAGTTGCTGGTGCAGGCGCTGTCCGAAGCCGCGCTGGCCGCGGACGGCCCCGATCCCCTGCCCGCCAAACGAGCGGACGTGTACGAGGCGGCCGTGACGGTGATGATGCGGGTGGTGTTCCTACTCTTCGCCGAGGAACGCAACCTGCTGCCCCAGAGCAGCCTGTTCACCCTCGGATATGGCATCAGCGAGGAGCTGGACGCGCTCGACGCCCGCGCCCGCGAAGAAGGCAGCGAAGCCCTCGACGCCACCCATCTAACCTGGCATCGCCTCCTTGCCACCTCACAGGCGCTCTACCGGGGAGCCTCCTTTGAGGATATTCGACTGCCGCCGTATGGCGGCTCGCTGTTCGACTCCAGTCGGTTTCCGTTCCTCGCCGCTCGTGGTCCACAAGGGACATTGGCCATCACGGTGTCCGACCGGGTGATGCTGGAGGTGATGCGCGCCGTCCAGTTCGCCAAGCTCAAGGGGCAGCCTGCCCGACGGATCTCCTTCCGGGACATCGATGTCGAGCAGATCGGCTACATCTACGAAGGCCTGCTCGGCTACTCGTGCGCCGAGGTCGACGAGGTGACCATAGGACTGATCGGAAAGGAGGGTGAGGAACCGGAGATCCCACTTGCGGTGCTGGAATCGCTCGCGACGACCAATCGCGGCGACAGCGCGCTGGCCGACGCGATCCTCTCGTGGGCTAAAGAGCACCAGCCCGCCGCCACCCCGCCCTCGAAGGCAGCACTGGTCAAGGCCATCCGCGACAACAATAAGATCGAGGACGCCGAACGCGCCCTGCGCGCGGTGACCTCGGATGCCGAGCTGCGAGACAGGCTGCGGCCGTTCGTCGGGATCGTCCGCCGCGACCTGCGCAACAGGCCCCTAGTCGTAGTGCCTGGCGGTGTTCTGGTGGTCGAGACGCCGTCACGAGCGACGGCGGGCGCTCACTACACGCCCCGATCCCTCGCCGAGGAGGTTGTGCTGCACGCACTGGAACCCCTCGTCTACGACCCCGGACCGCACCAACAAGTAGATGGCTGGGTACTGAAGGAGTCGTGGCGGATTCTTGACCTCAAAGTCGCCGACATCGCCTGCGGCTCGGGTGCGTTCCTCGTCGCTGCTGCCCGGTATTTGGCTGAGCGGTTGGTGGAGGCGTGGCAGCGTGAAGGCGTGGCCGTCGGTACACCGCATGAGCAGATGACACACGCCGTCCGAACCGTGGTGGCGACCTGCCTGTATGGGGCGGACATCAACAGTATGGCCGTGGAGATGTGCAAGCTATCGCTGTGGTTGGTGTCGCTCGACCCGAAACTGCCGTTCTCCTTCGTTGACGACAAGATCCTGCACGGCAACTCTCTTCTCGGCCTCACCGACGTCCGGCAACTGAAGTATCAACACATCGACCCTGACATCCCACGGCAGATGCCGTTCCAGCCCGACGTCGACAGCACGCTGCAGCGCGCGGTCACGTTGCGCAGGCAGCTCGCAACCGAGGTCAACGACGCCGACCCGCAGCGCTCGGCGACCACCAAACGCCGACAGTGGCGGGAGTATCGCGATCTCGTCGCGGAGCTGACCGAAATCGGCGACGCGGTGATCGCCACTGGGCTCAGGCACGGCGGCAAGCCGGGCAAGAAGCTGAACTCCGCGTACACAGACCTCAGTTGGGCGCTCAACCTGGCACACAACGGGTCCGACCGCGCCATGCTTGACGATATCCTCGACGCCGGACTCACCCCGACCATCCATACGGACTACGAGCGCTGGAAGCCGCTGCACTGGATCCTTATGGTGCCGGACGTGATGGAGCGCGGTGGCTTCGACGCCATCGTCGGCAACCCTCCATTTCTGGGCGGGACAAAGATCTCAGGCGCCCAGGGCGGCAACATCCGCGACTGGTTCAGTCACGTTCTTTCAAGCGGGACCGGCGGTGGGCGTGCAGACCTTGTGGCCTACTTTCTCTTGCGGGCGATGGACCTGCTAGGCGGTCAAGGGAATCTCGGACTAATCGCCACGAATACTGTGGCGCAGGGGGATACCCGCGAGACTGGTCTTGATCGGATTGTTGCGAGCGGATTCACCATCATCCGAGCGATCCAGAGCAAACCTTGGCCTGCTTCCAGTGCTAATCTTGAATACGCTGCGCTATGGGGAAGTCGTCGCGCCGTTGCGGCTGATGTGCCGCGAGTAGCTGACGGTGTAGTGGTTGACCGCATCTCTACCTTGCTGGAACCGGCCGGACGGATAGATAGTCGTCCGGTGAGATTGAATGAGAACCGCGGAATCACATTTGAAGGATGCAAGCCTTACGGTGACGGATTCGTGCTGGAGCCCGACGAGGCAATCGCATGGATAAGGCATGACCCAAAGAATGCGGAGGTTATACTTCGGTACCTTACCGGCGAAGATCTCAATTCTCGTCCAGACACTTCGCCTTCTCGCTGGGTGATCGACTTCAATGATAGGTCAGAGAGTAGCGCTCGCGACTACCCGCTGCCTTATCGGCGAATTGTTGAGACTGTAAAACCAGTGCGTGCAAAAAAGGCAAAGGCGGTGCGCGATGCACCTTGGTGGCTTTTCTTCAGGTCACGACCGGCGATGCGAAAAGCGATTTCGGAGCTGCAAGAAATCCTTGTCATCACACGCCATAGCAGAGCTGTAATGCCAATGAGACTAAAGAAGGGAGCGATCCCAAGCGAGGCAACGGTTGTGTTTGCGACGGACTCATTTGCTGATCAGGCGACGTTGTCGTCGAACCTGCACCAGATGTGGGCAATCAAGTACGGTTCTGGCTTGCGTAGTGACCCGCGCTATACGCCATCCGATGTATTCGAGACTTTTCCACGCCCTGAGCCGACAGAACGGCTGGCGGAGATCGGGCGGGTGTTGGACATCGAGCGGCGAGAGGTTATGTTGCGCCGCCAGCTGGGGTTGACCAAGCTCTACAACTTGGTCAACGACTCGGACACCGCAGACTCCGCTGATGCAGACGTGGCGCGGATGCGGGAGATTCACGTCGAGCTCGATCAGGCAGTCATGCACGCCTACGGCTGGGGTGACGTTCCACTGGACCACGGCTTCCACACTTACCGGCAGATGACCCGGTGGACGGTCAGTCCGGCAGCGCGGGTGGAGATTGTGGATCGGCTGCTTGAGGAGAACCAACGCCGGGCCGCCGCTCAGGGCGAGGCGCCACCAGCGGTCGAGGATGAGGGGGATGACGAGTGA